GCCAAAAATAATAGCTGCGCCAACAATCAATGCCCGCTTACATATTGATGATTAATTTACTTTCCCATAACATTTATATATTGATCTTTAAAATCTTTTCTTATGTTTGAAATAATATTATTATTGGCATTTATAATCCTTTTGAGCATAATATTCATTACACTCGGCTCTGACTGGGCAACTGATTCTTTGATCCCTCTTGCTCAGAAGCTCGGAACAACACACGTCGCTATTGGCCTGATACTTGTTTCAATAATGGTCAGCCTGCCTGAAATAATAGTTGCTGTCTGGGCTGCAAAGCTGGGCCATATAGATATAAGCTTGGGCGTCATAATCGGCTCAATAATATGCAACATAGGCTTAATGACCGGCTTGTCTGCAATGATAAAGCCGCTTAAGGTCAGCAGGTCTTTGATTTTAAGGGACAGCATATTTGCCCTGTGCGTTGCTATTGTTGTTCTTGTTTTAAGCATGGATTATCAGATTACAAGATCTGAAGGATTTGCATTCATCCTTATTTTTATACCCTATTTGATTAATGTCTGGGTTCAGGAAAAATCAAAGCATGAAGCCCAGAAAGAAAAAGAGCTGAAGGAAGTAGAGATAGAGCTGGACTTTATCGGCCTGCAGTTCGGCAAAATAAAAGCAGGAGTTTTGAGCTTTATTTTCGGCATGGTCCTTCTCTTGATAGGATCATATCTTTTTTCAAAATCATTAACATGGATATCTGGCGCATTTGGATTTTCAGACCTTCTTATCGGCCTGACAATAGGCGCAATAGGCCCTTCTATACCTAATATAGCAGCCGCAATCCAGGCAACATTAAAAAACATGGAAGAAGTTGCTGTTTCAGAAACACTTGGCTCAAATATATTTACGCTGCTAGTTACATTAGGAATTTTATCAATCATACAGCCGATAACAATAACAGCAGGATGGCTGCGCTTTGACATTCCGATAATGGTCGCAATGAGCATGCTGCTGCTTACATTTATGGTTTACAGGCAGAGGATAACAAGAGCAGAAGGATGGATATTGTTTTTGGGCTACATTGCTGTTTTAATAATGAACATAGTTATACATGTGTGATGCAAAATGACAGAGCTAATAGCCTGCCTCTCGGCAGCAAAAATAACGCAAGATTATCTGGTTAAATTAATTAACAGCCAGCAGTGGGAAAAAGTGCTCCTTGTGGCAGATGATCTCTGCAGAAAGGATTTTCCTAAAGTGAAGAATGTTGAATTTATAATCACAGATCCAAAAGAGCCGCTGCAGAAACTAAGCGAAAACATAAAAAAACAGCTTGAGAAAAAGATAACAGGCATAGAGGTTGCCTTCAACATGATCGCAGGGTCAGGAAAAGAGCACATGGCTGTATTGTCAGCATTATTAAAGCTCGGAGTTGGGATAAGGTTGATTGTGCTGACTGAGAATGGTGCTCTAGAACTGTAATTTATTTCATTATCTTATACAATTGATAAAGCAATCTATCTGTTGCCCTTACAAGATCAACATTAACGCCCTTGATCACAACACAATTACCCTTAAGCTCTACTTCAGCTTTTCCAGTTTCTTTTAAGTAAATAACCGGCTCATTTGTGTTTGTGCAGTTGATGATCGGCCTTACGGCGCAGGGAATTGTCCTGTTTTCAGAGCATGCTGCAACAGGCATTAGTCCAAGGCCCTGCACCATGTTCAGGCTTAATTCAGCAGCAGCCAGTGCAACATAGCCTGCCCCGGATTCTGCCGGATCAGAAGTCAAATAAATGCTTTTGCTGAAATTAAACCTGCCATCAATTTTTCCTAAAATCGATATATTTTTTATTTCGCCGGGATTGTAATGCAGCGGAATGTTGAAAATGTTGTTTTCGTTCTGTATCTGAGTGTACCACATGCCGCCTATTTTGGTGAACTTATATGCGCCGTATTTGTATTCCTGCGGATTTTCTTCCTTGCTGTAGAAATACTTTACGCTGAATATTAATGCGAATGCAACGATCAAAACAATAATGGCTATTAGAAAAACCCTTATTGCCTTTTTGCTGTCGGTTTTTTCCTCTTCATCAGGTTCCTTTTCATCATCATCTTCAAGTGTTTTTTCTATCTCAGACACATCCTTGATCACTTCTTCATCTGCTTTTTTCATTTCAGTATGTCTGCTGCCCTTTTTATTGCAACAAAGCCATATGCCCATAATATCGGCAGCCATACGGGCATAACTCCAAACAGGCTTCTTCTTTCAAATGTTTCTGACCCTGTAGAAATGAATAAATATTCAAAGAAAAACATCATGGCAAAGCCCAAAACCAAAAAAACAGCGTCACCCTTCTCATATCTGACCAAAAAAGAAATGGCAATAATAACAAGGTATATTGCAGCCAGAATATAGTCATTTTTCACAAATGGAGTAAGGACTATCATAAGCAATACAGGAGTTGCTTCAATGAATACTCCGAATATGTTTTTAACAATGTCCATTTTATTTTATTATTCCAAATAATCCAAATAATACCCTGTCCTTCAATCTTATAAGGCCTTCTTCATTAGTTGAATGAATGGATATGCAGTTCCCTTCCAAATCAACCCCTGTTTCATTGGAATAAGACAGCTCTATGACAGGCACAGTCGCTGTTGCATTCCTGCAGCTGACAACAGGAAGCTTGTACTCGCTTTCATTCATCAGCGAGGCTGCCGCATATATCTTTAAATTCTGCCACAGCGCATTTTGAAGGTCATACTGCGCTTTTCCCATTATCTTGCGCGTGTCTTGTGAAATATCGTAAGTGATATAAAGCATTTTAGTGTTCAATACCTTATTTACAGCATCATTGCTTAAATTTATGTCTTCGACATTTTTTGGAAAATTGTCAAAATAAACATTCTTCCCATTTATTTTTGTTGCAAAAAGATTTCCATTTTGTGAGAAACTATAGCCGTTATACTTCAGCTTTACAACATTTGTATACCTGTCGAAAATAACGGCAAATGTGCTGAACACCATTATGAATGCCAAAAATAATGTCACAAGTACTTGTTTGTTTATTCTTCGCTTTTTCATAAGCAAATGAAGAAATGGCTTATTTATATGTTTTTCTAAATGTTTTTGTTTTATTCAGGCAAATATGATAATTTATGCTCTTCATATATTAAAACAGAATTATAGCTTTTAATATCTTTGCTAAAAGCATCTTTTATCCCTTTTAAAATCGCTCTTAATTCTTTATCACCTTTTACTTCCAAATCAATTCCTAGGTCATAAGAGCCAAGATATTTGACAAAATAGATTATGTTTGGATGCTGTTTGAAATATTGAAATATCTTTTTGATGTTTTCAAAATTCTGAAGCCTAAATAGGACATTATGATACTGATAACCTAATTGCGATGTGTTTATTATAGGTCTAAACGCCTGGATTATGTTTTTCTTTTGCAGTTGTCTTATTCTGTAAGCAATAGCTTCTGCGGTTAGGTCTAACTTGCTTGCTATTTCGTACAATGGAATTCTTGAATTGTTTGCTAAAATTTTAATAATCTGCAAGTCTGTTTTATCCAAATCAAATTCAGGCTCTCCTGAATAGAAAATATCAGGAGAATCATCAAATTTTTTATTAAACAAATAAGCTTTTCTACAGGCATGATTCTCTGTTATTACAATAACATCCCTTTCCTGCACATATTGAGAGTATTTATTCAAAAAATCTGTGAAAAAATCATCAAAAACAATCGGGCTTTTTACCCATGCAATAGCCATTAGATTGTAATAGCCATCGCAGCTTACAATCCAGCCAACATATGGGCTTTTAATAAAATAGTCAATAATCTCTTTTTCTATTTCTGAGGTGATATTCTGAAATGTAAGCATTAATTTATAAGTCATATAACCAAGTTTTGTTATGTTTAAAACAGAGTAATATCCTTTAATTATACTATCGTTCTCTAACTTCTTTATCCTGTAATTTACTACGTCCTTGCTTACACCAACTTTTTTGGCTATTTGCGAATTGCTTTGCCGGGCATTTAAGTCTAATTGCTCCAGTATCTTTCTGTCCTTAATGTCTAATTGTATTGAATTTTGTGACATATTCCATTATACCTAAAAATAAGTATTTAAATATTTCGATTTGATGGATTTTTATAACAGAAGTTTCTTATAATAGAGTGTTATTACTATGTTATGATAAATAAATGCAAGAAGGAATTAAAATGACAATCAAAAAAACATTAACATCAATTGTTTTGACAGGAGCATTAGTTTTAGGTATTGCTGGATGTGGAATACAATATCCAGATGAGATTCCTACTAAGGTAATTAAGAAACATGAGATACATAAATCTATCAAAGAAAACTTGAATGAGGAAAGAACAAGTCTGTTTGAAATTGGCGATCAGGAATATCTTGAAGTCTATCGCATTAAACCGGAATTCAAAGGAAAGAACATCACATTAATTGATTCGGTGCTACTTTACCCGGATAAAGAGACAGTCTGTAATGAACTTTATAAGTATAAAGGGCAGAAACCAAGGTATTTTAATGCTCATGCAGAAGTTATTGTTTATGGTGATGTTGATTCTTTGGATAAAAAGAAGTTTTATGACGCATCTGGCAATTTGTATCTACAGAAAACAATCGATGGAATTAATTTTCTTTCAGATTTAGAGAAAAAAATCAAGATAGAAAAAGGAAGTTTAGAGCATATTGGTAATATTGATTTTGGTATAGTCGGGCAACTTAGGTTGAATAGTGAATTTAGTGAACAATCGTTTTATGATGGGACAAGTTTGTGGTATAATAATACACTCTTGCTTGCAGTTCAAAAAACAATTGATTCAGCAAAACAAAAGCATGTGACTCATGTTTATCTTGAGCTTAGCGGTAGTGCACCAGATGGTATTCGTTTAAGTGGTAGTTTTTCTGGAGGATTAGTCTTCTCAACAGGAGAAATCACAAATCAATCAGACTATCTTATCAAAGCCGTAGCTGAGTTATATACAAAAACTGCGAACGAATCTTTAGGAATAAATCAAGGAGGGGAAAGAAAATGATAAAAAAATTATTCCCGATACTTATCCCGAATGAAAAAGGAAAACTAATAGAGAAAAATGAAACAATAGATTATTCTTTAGATGATGGGCTAATCATCCCAGAAGAATTCATGAGAGATAGCATACATATATTAACAATAATGCAAGGTCCTAACTGGTGTAATTTTGAATGCCCAAATTATTGTTTTACTGAAGGCTTTGCAGAAGAAAATTTAAACGAGGGACAGTTAAAAGATATTATTAACCAAGCAAAAGATTTGGGTGCTAAGGTAACCTATTGGCCAGGACTTGGCGAATTAACACTCTCAAAAGATTTTTGGAATGTTCAGGAATATTTACATAAAAAAGACATGAAATCTGTTGTATTCACAAATGGTTCGGTTTTTTGGAATGATGGCTTAGCAAAAGAATATATAGGCATGAATTCATCCGAATTAATTGAAAAGGTAAGAGAACTTGAAATTAACCTTTATGTCAAATATTGGAATTCTGACCAAAGAAAAGCTGCGGGTATGGCCGGGGTTAAATTAGAAGAGTACCCATATTATATAATTGAAGATGGTATAGGTATTCCTCTAGCATTAACAAAATTGATTGAAAGAATACCTCAAGAAAGGTTAGGTATTGAAACAATGGTATCAAGAGAAAATTATAGAGATGTAATTGAAAATATCATTCCTTTAGTAGAAAAGCTTGATTTGTATTGCTTTATAGAACCGATAATATTTTCTGGTAAAGCTAAAGGAAAAGAAAATGAATTATCCCTCAGTCTTGGGCAACATAATTCTTTAGCTGACATCTATTCTAGTGGAGGAGTTTACGGTAAAAATAACTGCAAAGATAGGCAGTCAACTGAATTAGTATTAATTGGAGATAGTATGTCTCCCGGAATAGCTATACCCCCAAAAAGAGAGAACAAAGTAATAGATGATTATGGTCATACAAAAAATATATTTGATATCTTTCATAATGAATATTTTAGAAAAGTGAGAAAGATAACCCGAACGCAATTTGATGGTTGTTTATGCAGAGCAGTTTTGAATGGAGAAGTTAAATTAGAATGAAACAAAACAGTTAAATGAGGGAAAATAAAATGACATTAGAATCAATGTTAAAACCTGTAGAATGTTTAGATAGAACAATTCAGAAACAATACACCAAACTCGGGCATAAATTGGAGAAGAAATTACCAAAAAGAATTTTAGGTTTACTCAAATTAATTGGTACTGCATACGGTGGTGGTTGTATTGCAGAGATAGGAACGAACCTATTTGGCATTTCAAATGAATTAAATTTAGGTCTAAGCTATAATCTAACTATGAACATAGAGGGTCTTTATAATGCTAGTGAAGTATTTTTTTGGAAGAAAGATCGCAACATTGTAAGTGAATCCACCCCCATCGACCCAGTTGATACCTTTTATAAATCATATAATTGATTATTAAGACTCCCCGTTTTCTTAACAGGAGCAACATTTTTGGGTAAAGCCCTAATATATAACGCAACTAATATAGACCCCGCGTATGATGTGTCTATGGGAATAGGATTTCTAAGTCTAGCATCATCGTTGTACCTGAATGACCAAGATCCAATGTTATTAAAAAAAGCAGATAGTAAGGTAAAGGTATTTTTAAAGAATATATATGAAAAAGCTAAGGATTTGATAATATCTCCAAATCCAGCACTTCAGCCAATACCTATTCCAACAAAGATAACTTAAATTATTGACTGTTCTTAGAGAATTACGTTGGTGTAAGTTCATTAAAACAAGAACTATTTGATTTAGGATTTAAGCTGATGGATGAAATTAAACTTCTTGTTGATGAGCTTCATGACACTGTTGGAATGATTTTCAAAAAATAAAAGTCTGTTTTTATTGATTTTTGAGTCATCTTATGTATGAAACGTATGATTAATACGAAAAGTTTATAAAGTATGAAAAATCATACTTAAAAATGCTTGAGGACAGGTCATTCGAGTATTACGGAAGCACGATCATAGGCGAAAGAGGGCAGATGGTGCTGCCGTCAAAACTGAGAAAAAAATTAGGAATAGGCAAAGGAGAAAAATTTCTTGTATTAAGCGGTGAAAAAATGGGAGCCCGCGGAATCATTTTGGTCAAGGCCGATGTAATGACTAAATTGCTGTCAAAATTTTTCGGAGGGGATATAAATAAAATGCTGAAGGAAAAATGAGCGCGATAATCGAATTAAGGAATGTTTGGAAAACATACAATATGGGTGAAGTTGAGGTTAATGCATTATGCGGCCTAAACCTTAAAATAAAAAAAGGCGAGTTTGTTGCAATACAGGGACCGAGCGGCAGCGGAAAAAGCACAGCAATGAACATGGTTGGCTGCCTTGATATTCCGACAAAAGGCGACATCTTCCTTGAAGGCCAGAATATAGCCAAATTGCGCGAATCAGAGCTTGCCCAGATAAGGGGCAGAAAAATAGGCTTCATATTCCAGCAGTTCAACCTGATCCCCACATTAACTGCCATTGAAAATGTTGCCCTGCCAATGACTTTCCAGGATGTGCCGGCAGATGAGCGCATAAAAGCTGCAAAAGAGCTTTTGGCAATAGTTGGGTTAACTGACAGGATGCGCCACAAGCCTTCAGAAATGAGCGGAGGCCAGCAGCAAAGAGTGGCAATTGCCAGATCGCTTGCTAACAATCCCGATGTGATGCTGGCCGACGAGCCAACTGGGAATCTCGACAGCAGAAGCGGCAGGGATATAATACACTTTTTAAAAAAGATGCATGAAAAAGAAGGCAAAACTTTCATTTTGGTCACGCATGACGCAGCTCTTGCAAAAGAAGCAGACAGGATTGAATATCTCAGAGATGGTAAAATCGTAAAAAGCCTTAACGAGGTGGGTTAGATGAATAAAAAAATATTGCACGTGATTTTGGTTTTTGTTTTGCTGGCGATTTCAATAAACATTGTTTATGCAATAACAACCACTACAACTGTTGCTAACCCGGAAAGCAGGGATATAAAAATAACGCTGATAAGCCAGGAGCCTGACCCTGCAGAGCCTGCGGGATATGTTGACCTGCGCTTTAAAGCTGAAAACTGGGGAACAAGGGCGGCTTCTAATGTAACGCTTGACATTCTTCCGCAATATCCGTTTTCAATCGGCTCTGGAGACAG
The DNA window shown above is from Candidatus Woesearchaeota archaeon and carries:
- a CDS encoding Lrp/AsnC family transcriptional regulator encodes the protein MSQNSIQLDIKDRKILEQLDLNARQSNSQIAKKVGVSKDVVNYRIKKLENDSIIKGYYSVLNITKLGYMTYKLMLTFQNITSEIEKEIIDYFIKSPYVGWIVSCDGYYNLMAIAWVKSPIVFDDFFTDFLNKYSQYVQERDVIVITENHACRKAYLFNKKFDDSPDIFYSGEPEFDLDKTDLQIIKILANNSRIPLYEIASKLDLTAEAIAYRIRQLQKKNIIQAFRPIINTSQLGYQYHNVLFRLQNFENIKKIFQYFKQHPNIIYFVKYLGSYDLGIDLEVKGDKELRAILKGIKDAFSKDIKSYNSVLIYEEHKLSYLPE
- a CDS encoding calcium/sodium antiporter, whose protein sequence is MFEIILLLAFIILLSIIFITLGSDWATDSLIPLAQKLGTTHVAIGLILVSIMVSLPEIIVAVWAAKLGHIDISLGVIIGSIICNIGLMTGLSAMIKPLKVSRSLILRDSIFALCVAIVVLVLSMDYQITRSEGFAFILIFIPYLINVWVQEKSKHEAQKEKELKEVEIELDFIGLQFGKIKAGVLSFIFGMVLLLIGSYLFSKSLTWISGAFGFSDLLIGLTIGAIGPSIPNIAAAIQATLKNMEEVAVSETLGSNIFTLLVTLGILSIIQPITITAGWLRFDIPIMVAMSMLLLTFMVYRQRITRAEGWILFLGYIAVLIMNIVIHV
- a CDS encoding ABC transporter ATP-binding protein — its product is MSAIIELRNVWKTYNMGEVEVNALCGLNLKIKKGEFVAIQGPSGSGKSTAMNMVGCLDIPTKGDIFLEGQNIAKLRESELAQIRGRKIGFIFQQFNLIPTLTAIENVALPMTFQDVPADERIKAAKELLAIVGLTDRMRHKPSEMSGGQQQRVAIARSLANNPDVMLADEPTGNLDSRSGRDIIHFLKKMHEKEGKTFILVTHDAALAKEADRIEYLRDGKIVKSLNEVG
- a CDS encoding AbrB/MazE/SpoVT family DNA-binding domain-containing protein, whose product is MLEDRSFEYYGSTIIGERGQMVLPSKLRKKLGIGKGEKFLVLSGEKMGARGIILVKADVMTKLLSKFFGGDINKMLKEK